Below is a window of Syntrophorhabdaceae bacterium DNA.
AAGAGAGGTTTGGCTCCGAGAGTGAGAATGTCGTTCACGCTCATGCCGACGAGGTCGATACCGACCGTGTCGTGTTTACCGGCTGAAAAAGCTATCTTCAGCTTGGTGCCCACACCATCGGTAGAACTGACGAGAACCGGGTTCTTGTAGGACCTGGGAACCTCGGTCAGAGCGGCGAAACCACCGATCATGTTGAGGACATTCACGTTGTGAGTCGCCTTGATGCGGCCCTTGAGGTCGTCGATGAGACGGTCCGCTCTGGCTATGTCTACGCCGGAATCTTTGTATGTAATGGTCTTCACGGTTCTAATGTAAGGTCATCCCCGAACGATTGTCAATCGAAAGATTGCTCTGCCAATATGACTTTTAGCTGATCTGCCGCGGCAAGCGGGATCAAACCATTCTCGCGATGAAGTCCTCAACGGGTATCGCGGGAAGGGTTATGATCTGTATTGTACCTCTGGAACCCAGTTCTATCGACAACTTTGCTATCGCTTCGTTATTGGGGGCCTCGAGGATATTGAGAAAATCGTACTGGCCAAGAACCGCGTACTGGGCAAGAACCTTTGCACCCATGCTCTCGATCTCCCTGTTGACCTCTTCGATCCTCTCGGGATGCTTCTTGATGGTCTTCCGTCCCTCATCCGTTAACGTGCTGATCATAATATAGATTGGCATGCCCGCACCCCCCAAAAGGTTTTAAATGATATATAGATTCCAATATACCCGGAGGGTTTGTCAATATTATTATGTTTTAGTGACGGGGCGTTATCGGAAGTGGTATGTACGGAATTTCACATTATCCACTATAAAACATGATATTGATTGGAAGAACGAAATGTGCTATCATCTACCACTTTTAATATCAAATACTTTATATGAACCATTTTGTTCAATATTTCACATATCGATTCGCATTTGAAACAAATCAACACGGCTCTATATTCTCAATTACAAGGGGGATCTATGGCTAAACCTATGGATCAATACAAGTGGCATGAACTAACAGTAGGTTGTGTTATTGAAGAGGTTGGAAACGCTATGGAGTATAAGACCGGAGACTGGCGTTCTTCCAAACCCGTCTGGAACTGGGAAAAATGCACCAAGTGTGGTCTTTGTTGGCTCTTCTGCCCCGACGCCTCCATCCGCCAGAGAGATGACGGCTTCTATGAGGCGGACCTGGACTATTGCAAGGGTTGCGGCATTTGCGCGAAAGAATGCAAACCGGTCGCCATTACAATGGTTGAGGAGGAACGATGAGCATAAAGACAGGTATGGAAGTTTCGATAGCGGCATCGGAAGCGGCCAAACTCGCCCGCGTGGAGGTAATCGCCGCTTACCCCATCACGCCTCAGACACATATAGTCGAACATCTGTCTGAAATAGTCGCCAACGGTGAACTCGATGCCGCCTATATCAACGTCGAGTCGGAGCACTCAGCCATGTCCGCCTGTGTCGGCGCCAGCGCCACCGGAGCCAGGACGTTCACATCAACGAGTTCCCAGGGCATGGAACTCATGCACGAGATCCTTTTCATAGCTTCCGGTCTGAGGCTTCCCATCGTGATGGCCTCTGTCAACCGTGCGCTGTCATCTCCGCTGTCCATCTGGGGAGACCATTCCGACATCATGGCGGCCCGCGATACGGGATGGATCATGCTTTTTTGCGAGAATGGTCAGGAGGTCGTGGACTCGATCATCATGGCTTTCAAGATGGCTGAGGACAGGCGGGTGCTTCTGCCCCTCATGGTAAATCTGGACGGGTTCTCCTTGAGCCATGTCATTGAACCCATAGAATTTCCGTCACAGGAGGACGTGGATCGTTTCCTGCCTCCGTACAACCCCTTGTATACACTTCACCCGGACAAGCCTGTGACAATGGGCGCTTATGCTATGCCGGAGCTCTACACCGAAGCGAAGTACGCCCAGGAGATGGCCATTCGGAATTCGAAAGGCGTTATTAAGGAGGTTATGGACCAGTTCACCAAGGAATTCGGCAGAGCATACAACATAGTCGAAACCTACAACGTGGAGAAGGCCGATACGGTCTTCATGGCACTGGGGTCCATAAACGAGAACATCAAGACCGCGATCGACAATCTGAAGGAGCAGGGTAAGGAACTTGGCCTCGTCTCCCTGAGGCTTTTCAGACCTTTCCCGGACGCAGAGCTTCTCGAAGTCCTTAAGGATAAAAAGAAAGTCGCCGTACTGGAGCGGGTAATGCCGGGCGGCGCAATGAACGGTCCGCTGTTCAATGAAGTGGCGAGCTTGGCCATCAGCAACGGGCTTAGGATCCAGCTCGAGAATTTCATATTCGGCCTCGGTGGCAGGGATGTGGAACCCGAAGAGCTGATGGACTTGTACGAACAGGTTGTTTCTTCAGCAAAGGTATCCCATGCTGACAACAAGAATTACGGCGTAATAGGGGTGAGATCATGAGAATGAAAAGTCTTGAGCGATATACGGATAATCCTGAGTTTGAATACGCAACCTCGGGACACAGGGCCTGTCAGGGCTGCGCTGAGATCCTTGCACTGAGGCTGGGCCTCAAGGTTTTCGGCGGGGACTCCATCATTGCCATGGCAACGGGGTGCATGGAGATCATTTCGACACCCCTTCCAACGACATCGTGGCGACTACCCTGGATCCATGTTGCCTTTGAGAACGCGGCGGCAGTAGCCTCCGGCATCGAGTCGGGCATAGGCATTCTTATGGAAAAGGGGAAGATCGCCAAGAAGGACATCAATGTCATCGCCATAGCGGGTGACGGAGGAACAACTGATATCGGGCTTCAGGCTCTCTCCGGAGCAATGGAAAGAGGGCACAACTTTACTTATATCTGCGTTGACAATGAAGCATACATGAACACCGGCATTCAGCGCTCTTCATCGACTCCTTTCGGCGCGATGACTACCACGAGCCCTCCGGGCAAGAAGAGCTTCGGTCAGAAAACCCAGAAGAAGAACATGCCCAAGATAGCAGCTGCGCACAATATCCCCTACGTAGCCACCGCCTGCCCGTCCTATCCCTTTGATTTCCTGGCAAAGGTAAAGAAGGCAAAGGAGACGAAGGGCCCGGCGTACATTCACGTCCTCTCTGTCTGTCCCACGGGCTGGAGGATACCCTCCGACCAGGCCATCCATTATGGAAGGCTTGCCGTTCGGACTGGCATATTCCCACTTTATGAGGTTGAGAACGGAAAGTACAGAATAACCTATAGCCCGGAACCATTGAGACCAGTCTCCGAATACATCAAGGGGCAGGGCAGGTTCCGCCATTTGACGGATGATCTCATCGCACAGATCCAGGAGCATGTTAATCAGGACTGGCAAGATCTTAAGAGCCACAGTGAAATAAAGTAGTCTATCGAAAACCAGTAGCGCCCGGCCTTAAAGGCGGGCGCTACTTTCACTCCGCCGACCACCTTCTTACGCCGCCGTTTTAGTGACATACCTCACAGAAAAAGCATGTTTATTGTCATATCTTGAAAAAAATACTTGAAATATAAGGCGGAACGTATACAATATTATATCTAAATCCGTGAAATTTGTGAGGCATAGGTCTTTAGTTAAGGAGGATTTGGACGATAAACAGTATGAAGGACAGATAAATGTCACTAGACCTTAAGAAAATAGGTAATACTCTTAGGGAGCAACGGGAAGAGAAAGGGTTGACGATCGTCAACATATCGGATTCCTTGTGCCTGCGGAAATCGTTGGTGCAGGCGATAGAAAACGGTGATTGGCAGGCGCTTCCTCATGAGGTCTATGTGAGAGGCTACCTCAAGGAATATGCACATCTCCTTGATATGAAAGACGATGTTCTGGAACTGGAAATGCCGGTCGAAGAGATGACGGTCCCGGAGGCTCCGGTAAAGAACAAAACCCTGAACGAGACAAGGCGCGTTCGAAGACGCGCCATATTTTATCCCCTTATATTCGTTCTCATAATCGCTTTCTTTGTTCTTAACCAGATATACAAGGAACGCTCAGCCTCAAGACCTACTTCGCGGGAGGTGGCTCAGCCGGCTTCCGCGAATGTGAGAACGACCCCTGGCGATCAAGCGGCGATACTGCCGGAATTTCAGGATATCAAGAAGCTTATGGTAACCTGCAATGAAAGGACCTGGGTTAGCGTGGTCATTGACGGGAGCGAGAAAAAGGAATTCATGCTCAACCCCGAAGATATTATCGTGCTGAACGCAAAGGAAGACTTCGATCTTCTCATCGGGAACGCAGCTGGTGTGAAACTCAATTTAAATGGTAAAGAAATCGAACTGACCGGTCAGAGCGGTGAGGTTAAACGGATAAAGGTTTCGTAATTCTTCGGGCAAATATCCGTCAGCTTGTCAGCCGTTCCATCTCAGCTGCGTCAATATCGAAGTTCGCATAGACCTTCTGAACATCGTCGGAATCTTCAAGGGCATCCATCAGTTTGAGCATCGTCTCCGCATTCTTTCCCTCGAGCTTCACATAATTCTGGGGGACCATGCTCAGTTCGGCAACAACGTGAGGTATCTTATTTTCCTCAAAGACCTTCTTGAGGTTCTCAAAATTGGATATCTCCGTATAGACCTCTATCTCATTCTCATCATCGGTTATATCTTCAGCGCCAGCTTCAAGTGCAAGTTCCATGATCCTGTCGCCATCGACAACCTTCTTGTCAAATGCCATGAAGCCCTTTTTGCCGAAAAGCCAGGAGACGCATCCCACCTCTCCCAGATTGCCGTTCAGGCGGGAAAGGATATGCCTGACCTCCGCCGTGGTGCGTTTCTTATTGTCGGTGAGGGTTTCTATGAGGATGGCGACGCCGCCCGGGCCATAGCCTTCATAGTTATATTCCTCGTAGGCGTCAGCACCGTCGAGCGCGCCGGTTCCTTTCTTAATGGCACGTTCGATGTTGTCCTTCGGCATATTCTCAGCCTTCGCGTTGTCAACAGCAACGCGAAGCCGCGAATTAGATTCGGCGTCAGCCCCGCCTATCCGTGCCGCGGTCGTTATCTCTCTGATCAGTTTTGTAAAGATCTTCCCGCGCTTGGCATCCGCCGCGCCTTTTTTGTCCTTAATGGAACTCCATTTGCTATGTCCTGACATCGTGCCCCCAAGGGTTCGAATGGTGGGCGATATTGGATTCGAACCAACGACCTCTGGTATGTGAGACCAGCGCTCTAACCATCTGAGCTAATCGCCCGTGCGTGTTTCTTTTTATTACATTCTTGTGAAAAAGTCAACCCAAGACAGATAGGATTTCTATTCTAATTTGCCCCGGAATTGTATTATCATTAACACACAATGCAGAACGTATTCGGTCCCGTCCCTTCAAGAAGACTCGGTTACTCCCTCGGAGTCGATATCATACCCCCAAAATACTGCAGTTACGACTGCATCTATTGCCAGGCCGGAAAGACCACGGATAAGGAGATATTGCGCAAGAGGTTTTACGATCCCGAGGTGATAGTCGCCCAGGTCGCGGACAGGGTAGCCACGACGCAGCAGGTTGATATAATTACGTTTTCAGGTTCAGGTGAACCAACCCTCAATTTGGACCTCGGCGTTATGATCAGGGGGGTCAAGAAGAGGGTCGCGACTCCTGTTGCCGTCATCACGAACGGCTCACTCCTGCACGACAGGGAAGTCAGGGCGGACCTCGCGGAAGCGGATGTCGTTCTGCCCTCTCTCGATGCCGTGAGCGAAGAAGCCTTCAAAAGGATCAACAGGCCTCACCCGCTCCTGGATGTCGAAAGTGTCATCGCGGGGCTGAAGAAATTCCGGCAGGGATATACCGGGCCGATCTGGCTCGAGATTATGCTCATAAGAAACGTCAACGATGACCCCGATGAGTTGAAGAAGATGGCTCATATCGTTTCAACCCTGGGTATGGACAAGATCCAGCTCAATACCGTCACACGGCCTCCCAGCGATGAGAAAGCGGGTAGGCTGGAGGAAGATAAGCTGCAGGCGATATGCAAACTTTTTGGTCCTGCCTGCGAGGTCATCTGTTCATTTGAAAAAGTGGCGGAAATGCCTGCCCAGGCGGACTGGTCGGGAATTATTCTCGAGACCCTCAAGAGACGGCCTCTTACCCTCGACGACGTGGTGAAGACCACCAGTCTTTCCCATTTTCAGGCGAAGACCAGGTTGAAGGCGATGGAGGAGGAAGGGCTCGTCAAGAGCTACGTTCTGGGCGACGATCTTTTCTACATCATCCCGTAGTCCCTCATTTCCGGGCTGCGCTCCTGTCAAAATCATATTGACAAAGCGATGAGCGAGCATTTACTATTACAGCTTAGAGAACGGCAGACACGTAGTTTTCCCTTATCTTTACCTGGATATTCCTTGAATATATTGCATGGAGGAGGTTGTCATGAGAATCAAGCGTGCCGTGGTCAGCGTTTCGAGCAAGGCGGGTTTATCTGACCTGGCGTTATTCTTAAAGAAGCTCGGCGTCGAGATACTGTCGACGGGGGGCACAAAGAAGTACCTTGAGGGGATAGGGGTGAATCCTGTGGAAGTCGGGGCATATACAGGTTTCCCCGAGATTATGGACGGCCGCGTCAAGACTCTCCATCCCAAGATCCATGGCGGGATCCTGAATATCAGGGACAACGAGGAACACCAGAAGGCCATGACGACCCACGGGATCAGTCATATCGACATGATCGTCGTCAATCTCTATCCCTTCATCGAGGTCGTAAGCAAGGGATGCACCTTCGAGGATGCCATTGAGAACATAGATATCGGCGGTCCATCGATGATTCGCGCCGCCGCCAAGAACTTCAAGTATGTCACCGTCGCGGTAGACCCCGATGACTACGGGAAGATCATCGAGAACATGACACAGAACGATGGCGCCACGACGGAGGAGATGCGTTTTTACCTGGCAAAGAAGGTCTTTTCCCTGACGAGCGCCTATGACAAGGCGATTTGCGATTATTTATCAAAAGTCTAAATAGATCACGGGGGTTGGTGTGAACGTTCTTGTCATAGGATCGGGCGGAAGGGAACATGCCCTGTGTTGGAAGCTTTCCAGATCGGCCGGAGTCGACAGGCTCTACTGCATTCCCGGGAACGGCGGCATCGCCGACCTGGCAGAATGTCATGATATCAACCCGGGTGATACTGACAGCCTTATTGCATTCACCAGAAGGATGAAGGTCGATCTTGTTGTCGTTGGTCCCGAAAACCCTCTCGCGGACGGCATTGTCGACGCCTTCGAAGCAAAAGGCATACCGATATTCGGTCCCGTAGCGCGCGGCGCTGCCATAGAGGCGAGCAAGATCTTTTCAAAAGAGCTGATGAGGGACAGTTCGGTCCCTACGGCTCCCTTTCAGGTTTTTAACGATCACAAAGAGGCGCTGAAATACATATCGGCAAAGGAGATCCCATTTGTCATCAAGGCTGACGGGCTTTGTGCAGGGAAGGGCGCCTATGTTATAAAAAACATGGCCGAGGCGGAATCGGTGCTCACGGAACTTATGGTCAACGGGATTTACGGCGACGCCGGAAGAAGGGTGGTCATAGAAGAATTCCTACCCGGCATAGAGGCGTCGTACCTCGCCTTCGCTGACGGTAACACAATACTTCCTATGCCTGCCTCCCAGGACCACAAACCGCTTCTCGACAATGATCTTGGACCGAATACGGGCGGGATGGGGGCGTATACGCCCATACCTTTTCTCAATGACGCCCTCGAGCGTGAGATACGCGATGGTATCATGTTGAAGACAATCGCGGCCATGCGAAAGATCGGCATTTCATACAAAGGGGTCCTCTACGGTGGACTGATGCTCTCCGCGGGGAAGCCCTATGTGATTGAATTTAATGCTCGTTTTGGTGACCCAGAAACACAGCCCATAATCTTTAAGATGGAAAGCGATCTCTTGCCCGTTCTCGTGGCGTGCGTGGAAGGGAAGCTCAGGGACCTGGGGGAGATCACCTGGAGAGAAGGCGTGAGCGTCTGTGTGGTCATCGCCTCGAAGGGGTATCCCGAGAAGCCGGAAAAAGGCAAGGTGATTCGTGGACTCGACGCGTTGGCAGGCAGGGATGACGTCATGGTCTTTCACGCCGGCACGAAAAAAGTGGGTTCCCAGTATCATACTGCCGGTGGGCGGGTTCTGGGCGTTACCGCAATGGGCCCGACGTACGAGGAAGCGATAATGAAGGCATACGAGGCCGTGGGTCTCATCGATTTCGAGGGAATGTACTACCGCAGGGATATCGGGAAGAAGGCCCTGATTACCCAGTAGGCGTTTCCAAATATTAAAAGGCAGGAGGTTGTAATGTCGAAAGAATTCAATATCGGTGTGATACCAGGCGACGGCACGGGACCTGAGGTCATAGCCGAGGGGGTCAAGGTTCTTACGGCTGCTTCTAAGAAATTTGGCTTTTCCTTGAATTTCACGTACTACGACATTGGCGGGGAGCGTTACATGAGGACGGGCGAAACACTTCCCGACAGTGTTCTGAACGAACTCAGGCAGTTCGATGCCATCTATCTCGGTGCCATTGGGCATCCCGATGTGAAACCAGGCATCCTGGAAAAGGATATTCTCTTAAGGACACGCTTTGAACTGGACCAGTACATCAATCTCAGGCCCGTCAAGCTCTATGAGGGTGTGGAGACGCCCCTGAAAGACAAGGGACCGAAGGAGATCGATTTCGTCGTTGTCAGGGAAAACACGGAGGGGCTTTACACCGGTTCAGGAGGCGTTCTGAAAAAGGGAACGAAGGACGAGGTGGCCGTTCAGGAATCGATCAATACCCGCAAAGGGGTCGAGCGGTGCCTGAGGTTTGCCTTTGAATACACGAGAAGGAGGAACCGGGAGAAGAAATTGACCCTTTGCGGCAAGACAAACGTTCTCACCTTCGCCTTTAATCTCTGGGAGCGTGCCTTTTACGAGGTCGCCGAGGAGTATCCCGATATAAAGACGGATTACGCCCATGTCGACGCAACCTGCATGTGGATGGTCAAGAATCCCGAGTGGTTCGACGTCATTGTGACGGACAACATGTTCGGGGACATAATCACGGACCTGGGGGCTATGATCCAGGGAGGCATGGGGATAGCTTGTGGCGGCAACATCAATCCCGAGGGGGTATCGATGTACGAGCCCATAGGTGGATCGGCGCCGAAATACACGGGAAAGAACGTCATAAACCCCATGGCGGCCATCCTCGCCGGCGCGATGATGCTCGAGTTCCTGTCCCTGGGCGAGGCATCGTCAGCCATCGAGGGCTCGGTTCAGAGGGCAATTAGGAACGACCTCAAGTCTATGGAGGCAGGCAAGATGGGGATGGGGACAAAGGAAGCGGGAGACCTTATCGCGGGGTACGTTGCGGGGTAGACTTACATCTCCATTGTGTTGTGCGAAGACACCTTGAGCTTCTTGCTCAGGGTGTTCCTGTTTATGCCAAGGAGTCTGGCAGCCTTTGAGATGTTGTTGTCCGTTATCCTGAGTGCGGCTTGAATGAAGATGTCTTCGACATGCGAGAGAATGTTTGAATAGACCTCATCGTCGTCATTTACCTTTGATAACAATATTTTCTCAGCGATATTATCAAGTCGTAGGTTAACGAGTGTATACAACTCTTGAATATCGTTATTCATAATATCGGACACCGGATCACTCGATTCTGTTTTCTATATTAGATGAGAAATAGACGCCGCTGTCAATGATAATAGTGAATAAAGTTATGAGAGGGAGACCTGTAGAGGAAAGTACTGGAGTATCCATATGTTACAGATGCGTCCATTGTGTCCTAATTCTCCACAGGTGCTGATAATGGATATTATGTTAACTTACGTAAGGGATACTCAGAACCCCGACATGTCCTGAATCCCAGCAGTCTCCTTCTCTTACACAACACCCCGCACGACGCCTGATCCCAATGCCCCGTACTCTCGCCAACATATTGACAAAAATATTGATTCGTTTAATATATTGCACAGTGGATAGTATGGACCCGGACATAGAACGATCCCTCAACATCCTTGGTCTCACCGAAGACATATCTCTTGAGGAAGTCGAACGGGTTTACCGCGGCCTTGTCGCGAGCAGAACCTCCTGGGGTGATGTAAAGGAGATCAATTGGGCCTACGAGTGCCTGAGAGAGCATATTGCCGCAAGGGAAGCTGCCGTGACCTCGCGGGAGACGCCTGCGGCGGAGCCCGAGGCGAGACCCGCCAATAATGTGTCATCGCGCCGGATCATTTTGGGGGTGATTGTCTCCTCGGCAATCCTGGCCGCGGTCCTCGCCGTACTTGCACACTTCAACGTCATCAACCTCCAAAGCAGCCCGGCCCCAGGAGACCTATCGGACATCATTAAGAGCGTGAAGCCGGCGATAGTCACCATTCTCACCGAAGGCACCCCTCGCGGTTCCGGTTTCGTGGTCAGCAAGGACGGCTACATCGTTACCAACGCGCATGTCATGCGCGAAAAGACGGGGAAGGCAGCCTTTACGGACGGTTCCGTCACTGTCGTGGAATTGATCTTCATGGATCCCGAACTGGACTTCGCCCTTCTCAAGACCGCCGACACCCGTCAATATCAGTATCTGCGCCTCGGAGACAGCTCGGCCTGCTTCGAGGGAGAGACCGTGATTGCGGCAGGTACGCCACTTTCATTCGACACGACCTTCACCAGGGGGATAATCAGTGCTTCAAAGCGGTCATTTCCCGCCTACAGGGCATCGTTCATCCAGACGGATGCGGCTCTCAGCCCCGGAAATAGCGGCGGTCCCCTTATCAATCTCAAGGGGGATGTCATCGGTGTCAATTCCCTCAAGATCTCCGGCATCAGCGTCGAAGGCATGGGTTTCGCCGTATCGATCAATGACGTGAAACAGCACATCATCGCCAGGAAGCGCATGAGCGACGATGATCTGTCGCGGCAACTCGCCCGCATGGAGAAGAAGATGGAGGAAATGAGCCAGTGGCGAAACCAGGCCTCAGCCAGGGAGGAAAAGAGCGCCCGGGACAGGATGGTTGAGGAACAGTGGGAACGCGATCGCCGAAGGAAGGAATTTGCTGAACGCGTCGAAGAGGCCAACAGGAGCCTCAGAGAACAAAAGGAGCAGGAAGAGCGCCGCATCCACGAGGAGGGCGACCGGTACAGGAAACAAATGCGCGAACAGATGGAAACGAAGCGCAAGGCCCTTTCTGAATGCCTGCAGGCGGCGAACCACCGCTATCAAACGGCGTGGAACGATTCATGCGCGTCCACAGGTCTCGACGCGAAGTGCAAGCTCCCCTATTCCACCGCAAGGATACTCGAACAGCGTCTCATGCAGACCCGAAATGAATGCTTCCGGCTTTATCCCCA
It encodes the following:
- the purD gene encoding phosphoribosylamine--glycine ligase, producing the protein MNVLVIGSGGREHALCWKLSRSAGVDRLYCIPGNGGIADLAECHDINPGDTDSLIAFTRRMKVDLVVVGPENPLADGIVDAFEAKGIPIFGPVARGAAIEASKIFSKELMRDSSVPTAPFQVFNDHKEALKYISAKEIPFVIKADGLCAGKGAYVIKNMAEAESVLTELMVNGIYGDAGRRVVIEEFLPGIEASYLAFADGNTILPMPASQDHKPLLDNDLGPNTGGMGAYTPIPFLNDALEREIRDGIMLKTIAAMRKIGISYKGVLYGGLMLSAGKPYVIEFNARFGDPETQPIIFKMESDLLPVLVACVEGKLRDLGEITWREGVSVCVVIASKGYPEKPEKGKVIRGLDALAGRDDVMVFHAGTKKVGSQYHTAGGRVLGVTAMGPTYEEAIMKAYEAVGLIDFEGMYYRRDIGKKALITQ
- a CDS encoding trypsin-like peptidase domain-containing protein, which codes for MDPDIERSLNILGLTEDISLEEVERVYRGLVASRTSWGDVKEINWAYECLREHIAAREAAVTSRETPAAEPEARPANNVSSRRIILGVIVSSAILAAVLAVLAHFNVINLQSSPAPGDLSDIIKSVKPAIVTILTEGTPRGSGFVVSKDGYIVTNAHVMREKTGKAAFTDGSVTVVELIFMDPELDFALLKTADTRQYQYLRLGDSSACFEGETVIAAGTPLSFDTTFTRGIISASKRSFPAYRASFIQTDAALSPGNSGGPLINLKGDVIGVNSLKISGISVEGMGFAVSINDVKQHIIARKRMSDDDLSRQLARMEKKMEEMSQWRNQASAREEKSARDRMVEEQWERDRRRKEFAERVEEANRSLREQKEQEERRIHEEGDRYRKQMREQMETKRKALSECLQAANHRYQTAWNDSCASTGLDAKCKLPYSTARILEQRLMQTRNECFRLYPQ
- a CDS encoding YebC/PmpR family DNA-binding transcriptional regulator, encoding MSGHSKWSSIKDKKGAADAKRGKIFTKLIREITTAARIGGADAESNSRLRVAVDNAKAENMPKDNIERAIKKGTGALDGADAYEEYNYEGYGPGGVAILIETLTDNKKRTTAEVRHILSRLNGNLGEVGCVSWLFGKKGFMAFDKKVVDGDRIMELALEAGAEDITDDENEIEVYTEISNFENLKKVFEENKIPHVVAELSMVPQNYVKLEGKNAETMLKLMDALEDSDDVQKVYANFDIDAAEMERLTS
- a CDS encoding 4Fe-4S binding protein — its product is MDQYKWHELTVGCVIEEVGNAMEYKTGDWRSSKPVWNWEKCTKCGLCWLFCPDASIRQRDDGFYEADLDYCKGCGICAKECKPVAITMVEEER
- a CDS encoding GYD domain-containing protein; amino-acid sequence: MPIYIMISTLTDEGRKTIKKHPERIEEVNREIESMGAKVLAQYAVLGQYDFLNILEAPNNEAIAKLSIELGSRGTIQIITLPAIPVEDFIARMV
- a CDS encoding DUF4115 domain-containing protein, coding for MSLDLKKIGNTLREQREEKGLTIVNISDSLCLRKSLVQAIENGDWQALPHEVYVRGYLKEYAHLLDMKDDVLELEMPVEEMTVPEAPVKNKTLNETRRVRRRAIFYPLIFVLIIAFFVLNQIYKERSASRPTSREVAQPASANVRTTPGDQAAILPEFQDIKKLMVTCNERTWVSVVIDGSEKKEFMLNPEDIIVLNAKEDFDLLIGNAAGVKLNLNGKEIELTGQSGEVKRIKVS
- a CDS encoding 3-isopropylmalate dehydrogenase, which translates into the protein MSKEFNIGVIPGDGTGPEVIAEGVKVLTAASKKFGFSLNFTYYDIGGERYMRTGETLPDSVLNELRQFDAIYLGAIGHPDVKPGILEKDILLRTRFELDQYINLRPVKLYEGVETPLKDKGPKEIDFVVVRENTEGLYTGSGGVLKKGTKDEVAVQESINTRKGVERCLRFAFEYTRRRNREKKLTLCGKTNVLTFAFNLWERAFYEVAEEYPDIKTDYAHVDATCMWMVKNPEWFDVIVTDNMFGDIITDLGAMIQGGMGIACGGNINPEGVSMYEPIGGSAPKYTGKNVINPMAAILAGAMMLEFLSLGEASSAIEGSVQRAIRNDLKSMEAGKMGMGTKEAGDLIAGYVAG
- a CDS encoding helix-turn-helix domain-containing protein; the protein is MLSKVNDDDEVYSNILSHVEDIFIQAALRITDNNISKAARLLGINRNTLSKKLKVSSHNTMEM
- a CDS encoding transketolase C-terminal domain-containing protein, with protein sequence MSIKTGMEVSIAASEAAKLARVEVIAAYPITPQTHIVEHLSEIVANGELDAAYINVESEHSAMSACVGASATGARTFTSTSSQGMELMHEILFIASGLRLPIVMASVNRALSSPLSIWGDHSDIMAARDTGWIMLFCENGQEVVDSIIMAFKMAEDRRVLLPLMVNLDGFSLSHVIEPIEFPSQEDVDRFLPPYNPLYTLHPDKPVTMGAYAMPELYTEAKYAQEMAIRNSKGVIKEVMDQFTKEFGRAYNIVETYNVEKADTVFMALGSINENIKTAIDNLKEQGKELGLVSLRLFRPFPDAELLEVLKDKKKVAVLERVMPGGAMNGPLFNEVASLAISNGLRIQLENFIFGLGGRDVEPEELMDLYEQVVSSAKVSHADNKNYGVIGVRS
- the porB gene encoding pyruvate synthase subunit PorB; this translates as MKSLERYTDNPEFEYATSGHRACQGCAEILALRLGLKVFGGDSIIAMATGCMEIISTPLPTTSWRLPWIHVAFENAAAVASGIESGIGILMEKGKIAKKDINVIAIAGDGGTTDIGLQALSGAMERGHNFTYICVDNEAYMNTGIQRSSSTPFGAMTTTSPPGKKSFGQKTQKKNMPKIAAAHNIPYVATACPSYPFDFLAKVKKAKETKGPAYIHVLSVCPTGWRIPSDQAIHYGRLAVRTGIFPLYEVENGKYRITYSPEPLRPVSEYIKGQGRFRHLTDDLIAQIQEHVNQDWQDLKSHSEIK
- a CDS encoding radical SAM protein; translated protein: MQNVFGPVPSRRLGYSLGVDIIPPKYCSYDCIYCQAGKTTDKEILRKRFYDPEVIVAQVADRVATTQQVDIITFSGSGEPTLNLDLGVMIRGVKKRVATPVAVITNGSLLHDREVRADLAEADVVLPSLDAVSEEAFKRINRPHPLLDVESVIAGLKKFRQGYTGPIWLEIMLIRNVNDDPDELKKMAHIVSTLGMDKIQLNTVTRPPSDEKAGRLEEDKLQAICKLFGPACEVICSFEKVAEMPAQADWSGIILETLKRRPLTLDDVVKTTSLSHFQAKTRLKAMEEEGLVKSYVLGDDLFYIIP